In Rhinolophus ferrumequinum isolate MPI-CBG mRhiFer1 chromosome 18, mRhiFer1_v1.p, whole genome shotgun sequence, a genomic segment contains:
- the RANBP3 gene encoding ran-binding protein 3 isoform X9, which translates to MADLANEEKPAIAPPVFVFQKDKGQKRSAGGSSPEGGEDSDREDGNYCPPVKRERTSSLTQFPPSQSEEKSSGFRLKPPTLIHGQAPSAGLPSQKPKEQQRSVLRPAVLQAPQPKALSPTVPSSGTNGLSVPADCTGAATSTLPDNPARRSPSDEEKEPQQNESSNASEEDSREKKEQVAQQAFVFGQNLRDRVKLINENTEAADMENAGHPSSETPTATNYFLQYISSSLENSTNNADAATNKFVFGQNMSERVLSPPKLNEVTSDANRENSAAESGSESSSQEATPEKESLAESAAAYTKATARKCLLEKVEVITGEEAESNVLQIQCKLFVFDKTSQSWVERGRGLLRLNDMASTDDGTLQSRLVMRTQGSLRLILNTKLWAQMQIDKASEKSIRITAMDTEDQGVKVFLISASSKDTGQLYAALHHRILALRSRVEQEQEAKMPVPEPGVAPSNEDYSDDDDVLAPSGATGGGTGDEGDGQTAGST; encoded by the exons AGGTCTGCTGGAGGCTCCAGCCCCGAAGGTGGAGAAG ATTCTGACCGAGAAGATGGAAATTACTGCCCTCCTGTCAAGCGAGAAAGGACGTCCTCTTTAACCCAGTTCCCACCTTCACAGTCAG AGGAAAAGAGCAGTGGATTCCGGTTGAAGCCGCCCACACTCATCCATGGCCAGGCACCCAGCGCAG GTCTGCCAAGCCAGAAGCCCAAGGAGCAGCAGCGGAGTGTGCTTCGCCCCGCAGTGTTACAAGCCCCACAGCCAAAGGCACTTTCACCAACCG TCCCGAGCAGTGGCACCAACGGGCTCAGTGTCCCAGCAGACTGCACAGGAGCAGCGACATCGACATTGCCCGACAACCCTGCACGGAGAAGTCCCTCTGATGAG GAGAAAGAGCCCCAGCAAAATGAGTCTAGCAATGCCTCTGAGGAGGACAGCCGGGAGAAAAAAGAGCAGGTTGCACAGCAAGCGTTTGTGTTCGGGCAGAACTTGAGGGACAGAGTCAAG TTAATAAATGAGAACACTGAAGCAGCTGACATGGAGAATGCCGGACACCCCAGTTCAGAAACGCCAACCGCGACCAACTATTTCCTTCAGTATATCAGCTCCAG CTTAGAGAACTCGACCAACAATGCCGACGCCGCCACCAACAAATTCGTATTTGGCCAGAACATGAGCGAGCGTGTGTTG AGCCCCCCCAAATTAAATGAGGTCACTTCAGATGCCAACAGGGAAAACTCGGCGGCCGAGTCTGGGTCCGAGTCCTCATCCCAGGAGGCCACCCCTGAGAAAG AGTCCCTGGCCGAATCGGCAGCTGCCTACACCAAGGCGACAGCACGGAAGTGTTTGTTGGAAAAAGTGGAAGTCATCACCGGGGAGGAGGCGGAGAGCAACGTGTTACAG ATCCAGTGTAAGCTGTTTGTCTTTGACAAGACCTCGCAGTCGTGGGTGGAGAGAGGCCGGGGGCTGCTGAGACTCAATGACATGGCATCGACTGACGACGGGACATTACAGTCCCGACTAG TGATGCGGACCCAGGGCAGCCTGAGGCTGATCCTCAACACCAAGCTGTGGGCCCAGATGCAGATCGACAAGGCCAGTGAGAAGAGCATCCGCATCACGGCCATGGACACCGAGGATCAGGGCGTGAAGGTCTTCCTGATATCG GCCAGCTCCAAGGACACGGGCCAGCTGTACGCGGCCCTGCACCACCGCATCCTGGCCCTGCGCAGCCGtgtggagcaggagcaggaggccaAGATGCCCGTCCCCGAGCCTGGGGTGGCCCCGTCTAATGAGGACTACAGTGACGACGACGACGTCCTGGCTCCGTCGGGGGCCACTGGAGGCG GCACTGGCGACGAAGGGGACGGGCAGACGGCCGGGAGCACATAG
- the RANBP3 gene encoding ran-binding protein 3 isoform X7, which yields MADLANEEKPAIAPPVFVFQKDKGQKRSAGGSSPEGGEDSDREDGNYCPPVKRERTSSLTQFPPSQSVSKNNVFMPSTFCEPSAGNSDSEPEEKSSGFRLKPPTLIHGQAPSAGLPSQKPKEQQRSVLRPAVLQAPQPKALSPTVPSSGTNGLSVPADCTGAATSTLPDNPARRSPSDEVPAPEEKEPQQNESSNASEEDSREKKEQVAQQAFVFGQNLRDRVKLINENTEAADMENAGHPSSETPTATNYFLQYISSSLENSTNNADAATNKFVFGQNMSERVLSPPKLNEVTSDANRENSAAESGSESSSQEATPEKANNIAESLAESAAAYTKATARKCLLEKVEVITGEEAESNVLQIQCKLFVFDKTSQSWVERGRGLLRLNDMASTDDGTLQSRLVMRTQGSLRLILNTKLWAQMQIDKASEKSIRITAMDTEDQGVKVFLISASSKDTGQLYAALHHRILALRSRVEQEQEAKMPVPEPGVAPSNEDYSDDDDVLAPSGATGGGTGDEGDGQTAGST from the exons AGGTCTGCTGGAGGCTCCAGCCCCGAAGGTGGAGAAG ATTCTGACCGAGAAGATGGAAATTACTGCCCTCCTGTCAAGCGAGAAAGGACGTCCTCTTTAACCCAGTTCCCACCTTCACAGTCAG TatcaaaaaacaatgtttttatgcCATCAACCTTCTGCGAGCCATCTGCAGGCAATTCTGACTCAGAACCAG AGGAAAAGAGCAGTGGATTCCGGTTGAAGCCGCCCACACTCATCCATGGCCAGGCACCCAGCGCAG GTCTGCCAAGCCAGAAGCCCAAGGAGCAGCAGCGGAGTGTGCTTCGCCCCGCAGTGTTACAAGCCCCACAGCCAAAGGCACTTTCACCAACCG TCCCGAGCAGTGGCACCAACGGGCTCAGTGTCCCAGCAGACTGCACAGGAGCAGCGACATCGACATTGCCCGACAACCCTGCACGGAGAAGTCCCTCTGATGAGGTGCCAGCACCCGAG GAGAAAGAGCCCCAGCAAAATGAGTCTAGCAATGCCTCTGAGGAGGACAGCCGGGAGAAAAAAGAGCAGGTTGCACAGCAAGCGTTTGTGTTCGGGCAGAACTTGAGGGACAGAGTCAAG TTAATAAATGAGAACACTGAAGCAGCTGACATGGAGAATGCCGGACACCCCAGTTCAGAAACGCCAACCGCGACCAACTATTTCCTTCAGTATATCAGCTCCAG CTTAGAGAACTCGACCAACAATGCCGACGCCGCCACCAACAAATTCGTATTTGGCCAGAACATGAGCGAGCGTGTGTTG AGCCCCCCCAAATTAAATGAGGTCACTTCAGATGCCAACAGGGAAAACTCGGCGGCCGAGTCTGGGTCCGAGTCCTCATCCCAGGAGGCCACCCCTGAGAAAG CTAATAACATTGCAGAGTCCCTGGCCGAATCGGCAGCTGCCTACACCAAGGCGACAGCACGGAAGTGTTTGTTGGAAAAAGTGGAAGTCATCACCGGGGAGGAGGCGGAGAGCAACGTGTTACAG ATCCAGTGTAAGCTGTTTGTCTTTGACAAGACCTCGCAGTCGTGGGTGGAGAGAGGCCGGGGGCTGCTGAGACTCAATGACATGGCATCGACTGACGACGGGACATTACAGTCCCGACTAG TGATGCGGACCCAGGGCAGCCTGAGGCTGATCCTCAACACCAAGCTGTGGGCCCAGATGCAGATCGACAAGGCCAGTGAGAAGAGCATCCGCATCACGGCCATGGACACCGAGGATCAGGGCGTGAAGGTCTTCCTGATATCG GCCAGCTCCAAGGACACGGGCCAGCTGTACGCGGCCCTGCACCACCGCATCCTGGCCCTGCGCAGCCGtgtggagcaggagcaggaggccaAGATGCCCGTCCCCGAGCCTGGGGTGGCCCCGTCTAATGAGGACTACAGTGACGACGACGACGTCCTGGCTCCGTCGGGGGCCACTGGAGGCG GCACTGGCGACGAAGGGGACGGGCAGACGGCCGGGAGCACATAG
- the RANBP3 gene encoding ran-binding protein 3 isoform X8: protein MADLANEEKPAIAPPVFVFQKDKGQKRSAGGSSPEGGEDSDREDGNYCPPVKRERTSSLTQFPPSQSEEKSSGFRLKPPTLIHGQAPSAGLPSQKPKEQQRSVLRPAVLQAPQPKALSPTVPSSGTNGLSVPADCTGAATSTLPDNPARRSPSDEVPAPEEKEPQQNESSNASEEDSREKKEQVAQQAFVFGQNLRDRVKLINENTEAADMENAGHPSSETPTATNYFLQYISSSLENSTNNADAATNKFVFGQNMSERVLSPPKLNEVTSDANRENSAAESGSESSSQEATPEKESLAESAAAYTKATARKCLLEKVEVITGEEAESNVLQIQCKLFVFDKTSQSWVERGRGLLRLNDMASTDDGTLQSRLVMRTQGSLRLILNTKLWAQMQIDKASEKSIRITAMDTEDQGVKVFLISASSKDTGQLYAALHHRILALRSRVEQEQEAKMPVPEPGVAPSNEDYSDDDDVLAPSGATGGGTGDEGDGQTAGST, encoded by the exons AGGTCTGCTGGAGGCTCCAGCCCCGAAGGTGGAGAAG ATTCTGACCGAGAAGATGGAAATTACTGCCCTCCTGTCAAGCGAGAAAGGACGTCCTCTTTAACCCAGTTCCCACCTTCACAGTCAG AGGAAAAGAGCAGTGGATTCCGGTTGAAGCCGCCCACACTCATCCATGGCCAGGCACCCAGCGCAG GTCTGCCAAGCCAGAAGCCCAAGGAGCAGCAGCGGAGTGTGCTTCGCCCCGCAGTGTTACAAGCCCCACAGCCAAAGGCACTTTCACCAACCG TCCCGAGCAGTGGCACCAACGGGCTCAGTGTCCCAGCAGACTGCACAGGAGCAGCGACATCGACATTGCCCGACAACCCTGCACGGAGAAGTCCCTCTGATGAGGTGCCAGCACCCGAG GAGAAAGAGCCCCAGCAAAATGAGTCTAGCAATGCCTCTGAGGAGGACAGCCGGGAGAAAAAAGAGCAGGTTGCACAGCAAGCGTTTGTGTTCGGGCAGAACTTGAGGGACAGAGTCAAG TTAATAAATGAGAACACTGAAGCAGCTGACATGGAGAATGCCGGACACCCCAGTTCAGAAACGCCAACCGCGACCAACTATTTCCTTCAGTATATCAGCTCCAG CTTAGAGAACTCGACCAACAATGCCGACGCCGCCACCAACAAATTCGTATTTGGCCAGAACATGAGCGAGCGTGTGTTG AGCCCCCCCAAATTAAATGAGGTCACTTCAGATGCCAACAGGGAAAACTCGGCGGCCGAGTCTGGGTCCGAGTCCTCATCCCAGGAGGCCACCCCTGAGAAAG AGTCCCTGGCCGAATCGGCAGCTGCCTACACCAAGGCGACAGCACGGAAGTGTTTGTTGGAAAAAGTGGAAGTCATCACCGGGGAGGAGGCGGAGAGCAACGTGTTACAG ATCCAGTGTAAGCTGTTTGTCTTTGACAAGACCTCGCAGTCGTGGGTGGAGAGAGGCCGGGGGCTGCTGAGACTCAATGACATGGCATCGACTGACGACGGGACATTACAGTCCCGACTAG TGATGCGGACCCAGGGCAGCCTGAGGCTGATCCTCAACACCAAGCTGTGGGCCCAGATGCAGATCGACAAGGCCAGTGAGAAGAGCATCCGCATCACGGCCATGGACACCGAGGATCAGGGCGTGAAGGTCTTCCTGATATCG GCCAGCTCCAAGGACACGGGCCAGCTGTACGCGGCCCTGCACCACCGCATCCTGGCCCTGCGCAGCCGtgtggagcaggagcaggaggccaAGATGCCCGTCCCCGAGCCTGGGGTGGCCCCGTCTAATGAGGACTACAGTGACGACGACGACGTCCTGGCTCCGTCGGGGGCCACTGGAGGCG GCACTGGCGACGAAGGGGACGGGCAGACGGCCGGGAGCACATAG
- the RANBP3 gene encoding ran-binding protein 3 isoform X10 — protein MPSTFCEPSAGNSDSEPEEKSSGFRLKPPTLIHGQAPSAGLPSQKPKEQQRSVLRPAVLQAPQPKALSPTVPSSGTNGLSVPADCTGAATSTLPDNPARRSPSDEVPAPEEKEPQQNESSNASEEDSREKKEQVAQQAFVFGQNLRDRVKLINENTEAADMENAGHPSSETPTATNYFLQYISSSLENSTNNADAATNKFVFGQNMSERVLSPPKLNEVTSDANRENSAAESGSESSSQEATPEKANNIAESLAESAAAYTKATARKCLLEKVEVITGEEAESNVLQIQCKLFVFDKTSQSWVERGRGLLRLNDMASTDDGTLQSRLVMRTQGSLRLILNTKLWAQMQIDKASEKSIRITAMDTEDQGVKVFLISASSKDTGQLYAALHHRILALRSRVEQEQEAKMPVPEPGVAPSNEDYSDDDDVLAPSGATGGGTGDEGDGQTAGST, from the exons atgcCATCAACCTTCTGCGAGCCATCTGCAGGCAATTCTGACTCAGAACCAG AGGAAAAGAGCAGTGGATTCCGGTTGAAGCCGCCCACACTCATCCATGGCCAGGCACCCAGCGCAG GTCTGCCAAGCCAGAAGCCCAAGGAGCAGCAGCGGAGTGTGCTTCGCCCCGCAGTGTTACAAGCCCCACAGCCAAAGGCACTTTCACCAACCG TCCCGAGCAGTGGCACCAACGGGCTCAGTGTCCCAGCAGACTGCACAGGAGCAGCGACATCGACATTGCCCGACAACCCTGCACGGAGAAGTCCCTCTGATGAGGTGCCAGCACCCGAG GAGAAAGAGCCCCAGCAAAATGAGTCTAGCAATGCCTCTGAGGAGGACAGCCGGGAGAAAAAAGAGCAGGTTGCACAGCAAGCGTTTGTGTTCGGGCAGAACTTGAGGGACAGAGTCAAG TTAATAAATGAGAACACTGAAGCAGCTGACATGGAGAATGCCGGACACCCCAGTTCAGAAACGCCAACCGCGACCAACTATTTCCTTCAGTATATCAGCTCCAG CTTAGAGAACTCGACCAACAATGCCGACGCCGCCACCAACAAATTCGTATTTGGCCAGAACATGAGCGAGCGTGTGTTG AGCCCCCCCAAATTAAATGAGGTCACTTCAGATGCCAACAGGGAAAACTCGGCGGCCGAGTCTGGGTCCGAGTCCTCATCCCAGGAGGCCACCCCTGAGAAAG CTAATAACATTGCAGAGTCCCTGGCCGAATCGGCAGCTGCCTACACCAAGGCGACAGCACGGAAGTGTTTGTTGGAAAAAGTGGAAGTCATCACCGGGGAGGAGGCGGAGAGCAACGTGTTACAG ATCCAGTGTAAGCTGTTTGTCTTTGACAAGACCTCGCAGTCGTGGGTGGAGAGAGGCCGGGGGCTGCTGAGACTCAATGACATGGCATCGACTGACGACGGGACATTACAGTCCCGACTAG TGATGCGGACCCAGGGCAGCCTGAGGCTGATCCTCAACACCAAGCTGTGGGCCCAGATGCAGATCGACAAGGCCAGTGAGAAGAGCATCCGCATCACGGCCATGGACACCGAGGATCAGGGCGTGAAGGTCTTCCTGATATCG GCCAGCTCCAAGGACACGGGCCAGCTGTACGCGGCCCTGCACCACCGCATCCTGGCCCTGCGCAGCCGtgtggagcaggagcaggaggccaAGATGCCCGTCCCCGAGCCTGGGGTGGCCCCGTCTAATGAGGACTACAGTGACGACGACGACGTCCTGGCTCCGTCGGGGGCCACTGGAGGCG GCACTGGCGACGAAGGGGACGGGCAGACGGCCGGGAGCACATAG
- the CAPS gene encoding calcyphosin, translating into MDAVDATVEKLRAQCLSRGASGIQGLARFFRRLDRDKSRSLDARELQGGLAELGLALDMAEAEGVCKRWDRDGSGTLDLEEFLRALRPPMSQAREAVIAAAFAKLDRSGDGVVTVDDLQGVYSGRAHPKVRSGQWTEEEVLRRFLDNFDSSEKDGQVTLAEFQDYYSGVSASVDTDEEFVAMMTSAWRL; encoded by the exons ATGGACGCTGTGGACGCCACCGTGGAGAAGCTCCGGGCACAGTGCCTGTCCCGAGGGGCCTCGGGCATCCAGGGCCTGGCCAG GTTTTTCCGCCGCCTGGACCGGGACAAGAGCCGATCCCTGGATGCGAGGGAGCTCCAGGGGGGCCTGGCTGAGCTGGGGCTGGCGCTGGACATGGCCGAGGCGGAGGGCGTGTGCAAGCGCTGGGACCGCGATGGCAGTGGGACACTGGACCTGGAGGAGTTCCTGAGGGCGCTGCGG ccccccatgTCCCAGGCCCGGGAAGCAGTCATTGCAGCTGCGTTTGCCAAGCTGGACCGAAGTGGGGACGGTGTGGTGACCGTGGACGACCTCCAGGGGGTGTACAGTGGCCGCGCCCACCCCAAGGTGCGGAGCGGGCAGTGGACCGAGGAGGAGGTGCTTCGCCGCTTCCTGGACAACTTCGACTCCTCCGAAAAGGACGGGCAG GTCACGCTGGCTGAATTCCAGGACTACTACAGCGGTGTGAGCGCCTCCGTGGACACGGACGAGGAGTTCGTGGCCATGATGACCAGTGCCTGGCGGCTGTGA
- the VMAC gene encoding vimentin-type intermediate filament-associated coiled-coil protein: MSAPPPLQIREANAHLAAVHRRAAELEARLDAAERTVRAQAERLARHDQQLRAALDELGRTKDREIAALQEQLLTSEATVHSLQAAVHQRDKLIGQLQPRAELLQDICRRRSPLAGLLAALAEAERLGPLPASDPGHPLAGGPSSPLANSTGEKGDRDHLQPAVFGTTV, from the exons ATGTCCGCCCCGCCACCCCTGCAGATCCGCGAGGCGAACGCACATCTGGCGGCAGTGCATCGGCGCGCCGCGGAACTGGAGGCACGGTTGGACGCGGCGGAGCGTACGGTGCGCGCCCAGGCCGAACGCCTGGCCCGTCACGACCAGCAGCTGCGCGCCGCCCTGGACGAGTTGGGCCGCACCAAGGATCG CGAGATTGCCGCTCTCCAGGAGCAGCTGCTGACCTCTGAGGCCACTGTCCACAGCCTGCAGGCTGCTGTCCACCAGAGGGACAAGCTCATCGGGCAGCTGCAGCCCCGGGCCGAGTTGCTGCAGGACATCTGCCGCCGCCGGTCACCCCTGGCTGGACTGCTGGCTGCCCTGGCTGAGGCCGAGCGCCTGGGGCCCCTGCCAGCCAGTGACCCTGGCCACCCACTCGCTGGCGGGCCCAGTTCACCCCTTGCCAACAGCACTGGGGAGAAGGGGGACAGGGACCACCTCCAGCCAGCAGTGTTTGGAACCACTGTGTGA